One window of Schistocerca cancellata isolate TAMUIC-IGC-003103 chromosome 9, iqSchCanc2.1, whole genome shotgun sequence genomic DNA carries:
- the LOC126101264 gene encoding cubilin-like yields MDTTTSVTFRLLLVVGSASLGSCLGDQCSVVHYLAAGEMRSFPFRSGSQFIDNLHCIFSFSAPTDHRLTMAVSDLDMAPPSTDMNGKTSCVNDVLTIYDLTGGQLKAIGSYCGNNATVNPEFVLSSNVAVVSFVSNESSTPRRFTLTLGVVQQMQQVQQNGSTSEGQKEVETGTEAGQGNGEEGEGNGEEEGTGEEETTTETAEGEEETVTETGDGEGEEGRQ; encoded by the exons GCTCCTGCTGGTGGTTGGAAGTGCAAGCTTGGGCAGTTGCCTAGGGGATCAGTGCTCTGTAGTACACTATCTGGCAGCTGGGGAAATGCGATCTTTCCCCTTTCGGTCTGGCAGTCAGTTCATAGACAACCTGCACTGCATCTTCAGCTTCTCAGCACCCACGGATCATCGTCTGACGATGGCAGTGTCTGACCTTGATATGGCACCACCCTCAACTGATATGAATGGCAAGACTTCATGTGTCAACGATGTGCTCACCATCTATGACCTGACTGGTGGACAGTTAAAAGCCATTGGCAG CTATTGTGGAAACAATGCTACTGTGAATCCTGAGTTTGTCCTGTCTTCAAATGTTGCTGTGGTGAGCTTTGTCTCTAATGAGAGCTCTACACCACGCAGGTTCACTTTAACACTGGGAgttgtacagcaaatgcagcaagtGCAGCAAAATGGATCTACTTCTGAAGGACAGAAAGAAGTGGAGACAGGAACAGAAGCAGGACAAGGAAAtggagaagaaggagaaggaaatggtgaagaagaaggaacaggagaagAAGAGACCACAACAGAGACTGCTGAAGGAGAAGAGGAGACTGTGACAGAGACtggagatggagaaggagaggaaggaa ggcAATGA